taaatatacataatagaTGCATCCACATATCTAAAGCTTGAGAGTTCCCCTATCAGTCACATTGTATATACTTCAAGAGCAACACAAAGCAATGATGCAAAGAGTAAACAAGTTATCGACCTGGCACATAGATTATGAACTATACTAAAACAATCACATTGGGATTCAATAAATGACTCATtatgcattttcttttacctGCACAATTGAGAATGCAGGATcatttttcatcttcttttctaAAAAGTTAATTGCTTCTTGCTCTTTCCCGCCAGCGCTTGTTACCtttcagaaaacaaaatagaatGAAATGTTCGTTTCAACCCAAAATAGtaccaaacaaaaaacaatagtAATGTAATGCATCCTTcgatctaaaaaagaaaatagcaaaaaatttgTCAATTCTTTTAGCAATGCCATGAAGCTTCTTTCACTCGTCAACTTGTCAAGAGAACCACTGCAGGATAAACGTCAGAACCCAACAATTCCTGTGAAAATCCAGTTCTTTTAAGTTGGCTTTATCCTTTTCTAGGTATGTGCCTCAAGAGCAAGACTAATAACTAACTActgttaattttttcaatctattcaaaagtaattaattaaacagcTAATAACTAACTACTATTAATCTTTTCAACCGATGCAACCACATTTACATATCAAGGGGGGAGGAACCCATATTGATTACCGTGTTGCAGTCCAACTCATGTCATGGAACATACCCAAAAGTACTGAGGAAGAAAATTAACAATGGCATCTAACTCTCTACCAAGCTGTAAGGATTTATCAGGGAACACCTAGTTTATAGTTCTATATAGACATTTCGAGtgttatttacttactaagAAAGgggcaaaaataatattaaatttttacttttaggaTACAACCATTTCACAATAAAACAACTTAATCCAGCTTTAATATTAATCTAGCTTTTTCCTCTGCCTTCTGCATGCAATACtgtagtaaaataataattgaaaaactccacctaaaagaaaatgatcaaGAACCCATGTCCCCGTTCCAAAACATTACCATCCTACAAGCAGTTGTCTCCTGCTTTCTAGAATCAACTTATGGGTTACACTTGCCACAAAAGAAATCATAATTCATAAAAGATTAATGGACTGATTGATATCTCTAACTAAGTTGTAGTGTCAACAGGACCCAAGGTCCATCTATCTCCATATCTCCatcttcataattattttttttaatcttttttttccaCTGAAGTTCTTCCTTTTTGTCGGTGGATGTGAACtctattgaaaaaaagaagtgaatctcgaaaattataaagatatgGCACCTAAATattatcttaaataattaaaaaataaaatcgtaaaataacttaaattatgggataaaaaatacatttgatcAGAATATATATTAGGCAACACATGTTCCGAACCCTCACCTGCTTGTTTGTCTAATTAAACAATTAGTCATTATGGACAACGACAACCAATTTTTCTTGTATAAATTGATGCAAACCAAAGAGAAAAACAGAGTGAGAGAAAGAGGAGTGGCGAAAATGGATTTGATAGTATCCTTCCTTCTACTCCTACTAACTCTCATTTGGGCATATTTCCATCTCCTGAACTCCAACTCCAGGAACAGGAGATCAGCCAAGCTTCCTCCGGGCCCTTACCCCTTTCCCATCATCGGAAGCATTCTCCACCTTGGCCAAAACCCCCACCAAAACATTACCAAACTCTCCAAAACTTATGGCCCTTTAATGTATCTCAAGCTCGGCAGCGTAGACACAATCGTTGTGTCATCCCCAGAAATCACCAAGGAAATACTACAAACGCATGATCAAGCTTTTCCCCTCAGGATGACCACAGCCGCAACCCGAGCACTCGACCACCACACGGAGTCCGTGACCTTCCTGCCCATGGGCAGCCAGTGGAGAAACCTGCGTAAAATATGTAAAGAACAGATGTTCTCGACCCAACCACTATACGCCAGCCAGGGACTACGCCAAGAGAAGCTGCAGAAACTGCTCCAATATGTCCAAGAATGCTGTGTTAATGGCCGAGCTGTGGATATTGGACAGGCTGCTTTTGTCACATCCCTTAACTTCATATCAAACACACTTTTCTCACTTGATTTTGCTGATTATAACACGGGTTCGTCTCAAGAACTCGAGGAAATAATCCACAGATTGATGAGAGTGTATTCCTGTCCTAATCTTGGAGATTATTTTGGGTTTCTGGGGTTGTTAGATCCGCAAGGAATCAAGCGGGAGGCGGAGTTTTGTATGGGGAAACTGCTTGCAAATTTTGATAGTATCATTGATCAAAGAGTGGAAGCTTCACGTAAGTCTCAGGCAAGGAAATCTGATTTGCTGGAAGTGCTGTTGGAGATCAGCGAAGGAAATCAGGTGGAGTTGACCCGCAAAACCATGAAGCATTTACTGCTGGTTAGTACaatccttaaattttttattgcccCAGGTGCTTGAGAAATAGACACTATAAATCAAATAGCAGTATATATGCAGCTTACCctacaaaaaaatgaactttttCAACGTTATAAATGgctactattaaaaaattttggtaaatCGAAATTATCTAATACGACTAAAGAAATTagcatgaaaatttaaatttaaattataattaatcaatatttaacacaatcagtagttaaaatatttatcataatttttaattatatatactcttTTAGCTTCACTTATAGAAATGACGACTAATATCAATTGCACaccatcaattaatttatacgcCCCtcgatttgtttattttaacaaTAGTCATTAATTATCTTGTTTGACCAAATCATTAGATTTTCTGATAGAGAAAAGAGCCCAATTAGCCatttaaatagtataatttCATTGTCATAGTCAACTCGTGTTCCGGGTGGGCACAAACATCGCCGACGTATCTGCCAATTgtttaagatatatatatatatatatatatatatataatgttatgGAAAATAGAAAggaagataaaagaaaaacagtgttttaaaaaatcaagttaattataattgttatttgttGATCCATATACAGTTAtagaaaaactatatttttcatctcttattttagaatattatatacttttagtcccattatttatgaaaagtCAAAATTAGTCTCATATCTGACAAAAAGATTAAGTCTATGTCTTTCATCCAACTcctattataaatttttcctACAAGCTACAAACTTAACTGCCATGTGATTTTTGAGTGGCTTTTGTTGTCACATTTCAgataaaagttgaaaagaggACGTAGAGTGAGATCTTTTGGAAATATGAGATGAAtcttagagtaaattacaaagatattttcttaaatttggtATCATTACGAACACCTTCACGTtggttgaaaaaaatactaataccTCATTGATTTTAACGGCTATCGAACAATTAACTCAAGCTGTTAgattccatcaatttttttttgtgaatggaccaaaatgcccttatggattaaaaattataattttatttattttttaaaattttatgattttttaatggACTAAGtagatagttttttttatatgtctTTATATTATAGTAATTCTCATCTCATTAATCAACTTATGTAGTAGTATTTTCTATTagtatttatatgaattatgtaatatttgtatttgattaattgaaatttgaatatgtATGTTGATATGTATTCAGGCTTTTTCCTTTAGTAGAGACATTGACACTTAATTCTATCTTATGCTCTGGCTAGATAATTTACTTGTAGTCCCTTGTAAACAAGTTGACCaacaatttgtttaattttcactcaattaaca
The window above is part of the Sesamum indicum cultivar Zhongzhi No. 13 linkage group LG2, S_indicum_v1.0, whole genome shotgun sequence genome. Proteins encoded here:
- the LOC105155491 gene encoding ferruginol synthase-like; translated protein: MQTKEKNRVRERGVAKMDLIVSFLLLLLTLIWAYFHLLNSNSRNRRSAKLPPGPYPFPIIGSILHLGQNPHQNITKLSKTYGPLMYLKLGSVDTIVVSSPEITKEILQTHDQAFPLRMTTAATRALDHHTESVTFLPMGSQWRNLRKICKEQMFSTQPLYASQGLRQEKLQKLLQYVQECCVNGRAVDIGQAAFVTSLNFISNTLFSLDFADYNTGSSQELEEIIHRLMRVYSCPNLGDYFGFLGLLDPQGIKREAEFCMGKLLANFDSIIDQRVEASRKSQARKSDLLEVLLEISEGNQVELTRKTMKHLLLDLFIAGADTTSVTVEWAMTELLRNPQVMSKVKMEIRTVVGANKQVEESDISKLPYLQAVIKESLRYHPPGPFLMRRKDGDDLEIKNYVIPKNAAILINIWAIGRDPRIWPNPDSFEPERFFNREVDFKGHNFELIPFGAGRRICPGLPLAYRMVHLTVASLIHNFDWELEPGITPQDVDLNEKFGLSLKKAIPLKAVPTKP